In the genome of Nevskia ramosa DSM 11499, one region contains:
- a CDS encoding LysR family transcriptional regulator — MALARTSLEQWAVLAAVIDHGGYAQAAAALNKSQPAVSYAIARLQEALDVPLLVVEGRKAVLTEHGRVLLQRARPLLREVETLELLARKLKQGWEPDLRLVVDVAFPRELLMNIVAELQQLCPSTQMQVSDAVLSGAEQAIEDSTADVVITTRVPQGFLGDFLMDIGFVAVASPNHPLFEVEVPLTVGHLARHVQVVVRDSGQKHPRNEGWLGADRRCTVSSIEASLATVKAGLGYAWLPEHLLAPALREGTVRPLPLAVGSLRNMELYLVLVRPELAGPAARAAAECFQRHVPVVKQ; from the coding sequence ATGGCACTCGCAAGAACCTCGCTCGAACAATGGGCCGTGCTGGCCGCGGTGATCGATCACGGCGGCTACGCGCAGGCGGCGGCGGCGCTGAACAAGAGCCAGCCGGCGGTGAGCTATGCGATCGCCCGGCTGCAGGAGGCGCTGGACGTGCCGCTGCTGGTCGTCGAAGGCCGCAAGGCGGTGCTCACCGAACACGGCCGCGTGCTGCTGCAGCGCGCCCGGCCGCTGCTGCGCGAGGTCGAAACCCTGGAACTGCTGGCGCGCAAGCTCAAGCAGGGCTGGGAGCCGGACCTGCGCCTGGTGGTCGACGTGGCGTTCCCGCGGGAGCTGCTGATGAACATCGTTGCCGAGCTGCAGCAGCTCTGCCCGAGCACCCAGATGCAGGTGTCCGATGCCGTGCTGTCCGGTGCCGAGCAGGCGATCGAGGACAGCACCGCCGATGTCGTCATCACCACGCGCGTGCCGCAGGGCTTTCTCGGTGATTTCCTGATGGACATCGGCTTCGTCGCCGTGGCCAGCCCGAACCATCCGCTGTTCGAGGTCGAAGTGCCGCTGACCGTCGGACATCTGGCTCGCCACGTCCAGGTGGTGGTCCGTGACTCTGGTCAGAAGCATCCGCGCAACGAAGGCTGGCTCGGTGCCGATCGCCGCTGCACGGTCAGCAGCATCGAGGCCTCGCTGGCGACCGTGAAAGCCGGCCTCGGCTACGCCTGGCTGCCCGAGCACCTGCTCGCGCCGGCCCTGCGCGAGGGCACGGTGCGGCCGTTGCCGCTCGCGGTCGGCAGCCTGCGCAACATGGAGCTGTATCTGGTGCTGGTCCGCCCGGAACTGGCCGGGCCGGCGGCGCGCGCGGCGGCGGAGTGTTTCCAGCGCCATGTGCCGGTGGTGAAGCAGTAG
- a CDS encoding helix-turn-helix domain-containing protein, with product MRTWTTEDRPPAQQYPYWREVLCEAFTALDPVAESVGSFESTVAIKDLLDVTVSDVRSRAQTVFRSEREIRRNPSEYFFANMQLEGSCIVKQDGRETLMRPGDFYIVDTTRSYDLVFEDWRILCIRMPRHLLMPRLKAPRAATAVRLHDDGALGTVAGSFMRSLLHCSEAIPPAAQLSLVDTLANLLSIALGATTETREHGKHAVRETFRDSIAAYVATNIANPELCVNMVASRFQISPRYLHKLFEDQGQSFSQRVQESRLERCARDLADTAQGQASISEIAYRWGFNDLSNFCRVFQKRYGMSAGDFRRRGADAVR from the coding sequence ATGCGAACCTGGACCACCGAGGATCGGCCGCCGGCCCAGCAGTACCCGTACTGGCGCGAAGTGCTGTGCGAAGCCTTTACCGCGCTGGATCCGGTCGCCGAATCCGTTGGCTCGTTCGAAAGCACGGTGGCGATCAAGGACCTGCTCGACGTCACCGTGTCCGACGTCCGATCCAGAGCCCAGACCGTGTTCCGCAGCGAGCGCGAAATCCGCCGCAATCCCAGCGAGTACTTCTTCGCCAACATGCAGCTGGAAGGCAGCTGCATCGTCAAGCAGGACGGCCGCGAGACGCTGATGCGTCCGGGCGATTTCTACATCGTCGACACCACGCGCAGCTACGATCTGGTGTTCGAGGACTGGCGAATCCTGTGCATCCGCATGCCGCGGCATTTGCTGATGCCGCGTCTGAAGGCGCCGCGCGCAGCCACCGCCGTGCGCCTGCATGACGACGGCGCGCTGGGCACCGTCGCCGGCTCGTTCATGCGCTCGTTGCTGCACTGCTCGGAAGCGATTCCCCCGGCTGCGCAGCTGTCCCTGGTCGACACGCTGGCCAACCTGCTGTCGATTGCCTTGGGCGCCACCACGGAAACCCGCGAGCACGGCAAGCACGCGGTTCGCGAAACCTTCCGCGATTCGATTGCCGCCTACGTGGCGACGAACATCGCCAACCCGGAGCTTTGCGTGAACATGGTGGCCAGCCGCTTCCAGATCTCTCCGCGCTACCTGCACAAGCTGTTCGAGGACCAGGGGCAGTCGTTCTCGCAGCGGGTGCAGGAAAGCCGCCTGGAACGCTGCGCGCGTGATCTGGCTGACACGGCCCAGGGGCAGGCGTCGATTTCCGAGATCGCCTACCGCTGGGGTTTCAACGACCTGTCCAACTTCTGCCGTGTCTTCCAGAAGCGCTACGGCATGTCGGCCGGTGATTTCCGGCGCCGCGGCGCGGACGCGGTTCGCTGA
- a CDS encoding XapX domain-containing protein, which produces MKMYLLSLAAGLLVGAIYALLNVRSPAPPVIALLGLMGILLGEQAVPLVKRAFVAREPVTVSWVKAQCGEHVFGELPGNATVKPRETGDRA; this is translated from the coding sequence ATGAAGATGTATCTGCTGTCGCTCGCCGCTGGCTTGCTGGTCGGCGCGATCTACGCGCTGCTGAACGTACGCTCGCCGGCCCCGCCGGTGATCGCCCTGCTCGGGCTGATGGGCATCCTGCTCGGCGAACAAGCGGTGCCGCTGGTCAAGCGCGCGTTCGTTGCCAGGGAGCCAGTGACGGTCAGCTGGGTCAAGGCCCAATGCGGCGAGCACGTATTCGGCGAACTGCCGGGCAACGCCACGGTGAAGCCGCGCGAGACGGGAGACAGGGCATGA
- a CDS encoding TetR/AcrR family transcriptional regulator: protein MARKIEREEALDRALTLFWDRGYRGTSMDMLTSTLGVEKPSVYASFGSKQKLYLETLLQYRQLVLDSVQGMLDEAPDARAGLDATIRKLMARGGRTERKGCFATNSALELGDEDPEAQTIVRDTFAALTTLFRKAIQRGQAEGTVRIDWTAEVLAQYLVNGIEGARIMERTKASNRAMDQVAALTLSILDLPLQQAARG from the coding sequence ATGGCCAGAAAGATCGAACGTGAAGAAGCGCTGGACAGGGCACTGACCCTGTTCTGGGATCGCGGTTATCGCGGCACCTCGATGGACATGCTGACCAGCACCCTGGGCGTCGAGAAGCCCAGCGTCTACGCGAGCTTCGGCAGCAAGCAGAAGCTCTACCTGGAAACACTGCTTCAGTACCGCCAGCTGGTGCTCGACAGCGTGCAAGGCATGCTGGACGAGGCGCCGGATGCCCGCGCCGGGCTCGACGCCACCATCCGCAAGCTGATGGCGCGCGGTGGGCGTACCGAACGCAAGGGCTGCTTCGCGACCAACTCGGCACTCGAACTGGGCGATGAAGATCCCGAGGCGCAGACCATCGTCCGCGACACTTTCGCGGCACTGACCACGCTGTTCCGCAAGGCCATCCAGCGCGGCCAGGCGGAAGGCACGGTGCGCATCGATTGGACCGCCGAGGTGCTGGCGCAGTACCTCGTCAACGGCATCGAAGGCGCACGGATCATGGAGCGCACCAAGGCCAGCAATCGCGCGATGGATCAGGTTGCGGCATTGACCCTGAGCATTCTCGATCTGCCGCTACAGCAAGCTGCGCGCGGCTGA
- a CDS encoding hydrolase, translating into MSQTNTLAKRSEKGLLTPDNCVLAMIDLQPQMLFGVSSHDRQTIINNNVLLAKAAKVFGIPVVLSTVESKSFSGNTWPQLLAALPGVEPIERTSMNSWDDANFVAAIEKTGRKKIVLTGLWTETCVALPTVQAIHDGYEVYVAEDCCGDVSLLAHDNAMKRVYQAGAKPVTALSTLLEWQRDWAQRDTYDAVMDIVKTHCGAYGVGVEYAYTMVHGAPPTVLSPYVPASAAHG; encoded by the coding sequence ATGTCGCAAACCAACACACTCGCCAAGCGCTCCGAAAAGGGCCTGCTGACTCCGGACAACTGCGTACTGGCGATGATCGACCTGCAGCCGCAGATGCTGTTCGGCGTCTCCAGTCACGATCGCCAGACGATCATCAATAACAATGTATTGCTGGCCAAGGCAGCCAAGGTGTTCGGCATTCCGGTGGTGCTGTCGACCGTCGAGAGCAAGTCGTTCAGCGGCAACACCTGGCCGCAGCTGCTGGCGGCGCTGCCCGGCGTCGAGCCGATCGAGCGCACCTCGATGAACTCCTGGGACGACGCCAACTTCGTTGCCGCCATCGAGAAGACCGGCCGCAAGAAGATCGTGCTGACCGGCCTGTGGACGGAAACCTGCGTCGCCCTGCCGACCGTGCAGGCGATCCACGACGGCTACGAGGTCTATGTCGCCGAAGACTGCTGCGGCGATGTCAGCCTGCTGGCCCACGACAACGCCATGAAGCGCGTCTACCAGGCCGGCGCCAAGCCGGTCACCGCATTGTCGACCCTGCTCGAATGGCAGCGCGACTGGGCCCAGCGCGACACCTATGACGCGGTGATGGACATCGTCAAGACGCATTGCGGTGCCTATGGTGTCGGCGTCGAGTACGCCTACACGATGGTCCATGGCGCGCCGCCGACGGTGCTCTCGCCGTACGTCCCGGCGTCTGCCGCGCACGGCTGA
- a CDS encoding DoxX family protein, whose amino-acid sequence MNAAFWLARAGLCLAYVYSGLAKLIDFPAAIAEQQHFGLQPAALFAAATIAVQLGGSVLVLFARGRLAALGAAALAGFTMIATIIGHPFWTMSGIERFHNLNAFLEHAGLVGGFGLIALIALQSPAASESCTPAH is encoded by the coding sequence ATGAACGCCGCCTTCTGGCTGGCCCGCGCGGGGCTCTGTCTGGCCTATGTCTACAGCGGCCTCGCCAAGCTGATCGACTTCCCCGCGGCGATCGCCGAGCAGCAGCACTTCGGCCTGCAACCGGCTGCGCTGTTCGCGGCGGCGACGATCGCCGTGCAGCTCGGTGGCTCGGTACTCGTGTTGTTCGCGCGAGGCCGACTGGCTGCCCTCGGTGCAGCGGCGCTGGCCGGCTTCACGATGATCGCGACGATCATCGGCCATCCGTTCTGGACGATGAGCGGCATCGAGCGCTTCCACAATCTCAATGCCTTTCTCGAACACGCTGGCCTGGTCGGCGGCTTCGGGCTCATCGCCTTGATCGCGCTGCAATCACCTGCGGCAAGCGAGTCATGCACGCCTGCCCACTGA
- a CDS encoding GlcG/HbpS family heme-binding protein, with product MEITLVSLKDARTIIAAAEKKAADIGQPMNVAVVDAGGNLIAHARMDGAWIGSVDISINKAFTARAFNLATKDLADNSQPGQQFFGIHGSNHGRIMIFAGGIPLKKNGHVVGAVGVSGGSGEQDQSVAEAGVAAFG from the coding sequence ATGGAAATCACGCTCGTCTCGCTGAAGGACGCCCGGACCATCATCGCCGCCGCCGAAAAGAAGGCTGCGGACATCGGCCAGCCGATGAACGTTGCGGTGGTCGATGCCGGCGGCAATCTCATCGCCCATGCACGCATGGATGGCGCCTGGATCGGCAGCGTCGACATCTCGATCAACAAGGCTTTCACCGCACGTGCCTTCAATCTGGCGACCAAGGATCTGGCCGACAACTCGCAGCCGGGCCAGCAGTTCTTCGGCATCCACGGCTCGAATCACGGCCGCATCATGATCTTCGCCGGCGGCATTCCGCTGAAGAAGAACGGCCACGTGGTCGGCGCCGTCGGCGTCAGCGGTGGCTCGGGCGAACAGGATCAGTCGGTTGCCGAGGCCGGTGTCGCCGCGTTCGGCTGA
- a CDS encoding YoaK family protein has product MADPISITPPAIARPGTVAPLLSFVAGYVDTVGFIALFGLFTAHVTGNFVLIGASLVQPAHAGVLAKLLALPVFIAAVAMTTAFVRRRERRQRRSLTPVLWAQIVLLGGFLVVALLAAPIIHADAPGAVIAGLLGVAAMGVQNAASRLIFTSLSPTTVMTGNVTQVVIDSVDLLRGSNADNRAVTKARISKMWPPVLAFAVGAAAGAVLLMQIGIICLLLPMLAIVLVSRLAIAPEVRS; this is encoded by the coding sequence ATGGCCGACCCCATTTCCATCACACCTCCTGCAATCGCCCGCCCGGGCACCGTTGCGCCGCTGCTGAGCTTCGTCGCCGGCTATGTCGATACCGTCGGCTTCATCGCGCTGTTCGGTCTGTTCACCGCGCACGTCACCGGCAACTTCGTGCTGATCGGTGCGTCCCTGGTGCAGCCCGCGCATGCCGGCGTGCTCGCCAAGCTGCTGGCGCTGCCGGTGTTCATCGCCGCGGTGGCGATGACCACGGCCTTCGTGCGCCGACGGGAGCGCCGGCAACGGCGTTCGCTGACACCGGTGCTGTGGGCGCAGATCGTTCTGCTCGGCGGCTTCCTCGTCGTGGCGCTGCTGGCAGCACCGATCATCCACGCCGATGCCCCAGGCGCGGTGATCGCCGGCTTGCTCGGTGTCGCCGCGATGGGTGTGCAGAACGCAGCGTCGCGGCTGATCTTCACCAGCCTGTCGCCAACCACGGTGATGACCGGCAACGTCACCCAGGTGGTCATCGACAGCGTCGATCTGCTGCGTGGCTCGAATGCCGATAACCGCGCCGTGACCAAGGCCCGCATCAGCAAGATGTGGCCGCCGGTGCTTGCTTTCGCGGTCGGAGCGGCGGCCGGTGCGGTGCTGCTGATGCAGATCGGCATCATCTGCCTGCTGCTGCCGATGCTGGCGATCGTTCTGGTCTCCCGTCTGGCCATTGCTCCGGAAGTGCGCTCATGA
- a CDS encoding pirin family protein: MNQIRLSSDRGHADHGWLNSHHSFSFGDYFDAEHVEFGPLRVINEDRVYAGGGFGTHGHRDMEIISYVLSGELAHKDSIGNTSVIRPGDVQRMSAGTGVRHSEFNPSQANPVHFLQIWIQPNQQGIAPSYEEKRFEEAEKRGRLRLIASPDQAEGSVLLHQDARLYAGLFDGAETASLSLAAGRRAYVHLARGAITANGVKLAAGDALKIEALGELSLSDGSDAEVLVFDLPGAQRRS; the protein is encoded by the coding sequence ATGAACCAGATCAGACTCAGCAGCGACCGCGGCCACGCCGACCACGGCTGGCTGAATTCCCACCACAGCTTTTCGTTCGGCGACTACTTCGACGCCGAGCACGTCGAGTTCGGCCCGCTGCGGGTGATCAACGAGGACCGCGTCTATGCCGGCGGCGGCTTCGGCACTCACGGCCACCGCGACATGGAAATCATCAGCTACGTGCTGTCCGGCGAGCTGGCACACAAGGATTCCATCGGCAACACCTCGGTGATCCGTCCCGGCGATGTGCAGCGGATGAGCGCGGGCACCGGTGTGCGCCACAGCGAGTTCAATCCTTCGCAGGCCAATCCCGTGCACTTCCTGCAGATCTGGATCCAGCCGAACCAGCAGGGCATCGCGCCGAGCTACGAGGAGAAGCGCTTCGAGGAAGCCGAAAAGCGCGGCCGCCTGCGGCTGATCGCATCGCCGGATCAGGCCGAAGGCTCGGTGCTGCTGCACCAGGACGCCCGCCTCTACGCCGGCCTGTTCGATGGCGCCGAGACCGCGAGCCTGAGTCTGGCAGCCGGCCGCCGCGCCTATGTGCATCTGGCTCGCGGTGCGATCACCGCCAACGGCGTGAAGCTGGCCGCCGGTGACGCGCTGAAGATCGAAGCGCTGGGCGAACTGAGCCTCAGCGATGGCAGCGATGCCGAAGTGCTGGTCTTCGATCTGCCCGGCGCGCAGCGCAGGTCCTGA
- a CDS encoding alpha/beta fold hydrolase, with protein MSFIKTQDGTNIFYKDWGSGQPVIFSHGWPLSADAWDAQMLFLGEHGYRVIAHDRRSHGRSDQTWIGNDMDTYADDLAALMTALDLKDAVMIGHSTGGGEVAHTLGRHGTGRVAKAVLIGAVPPLMLKTANNPDGVPMQVFDDIRKGVFDNRAQFYKDLSMPFYGYNRAGATASEAIRESFTQQGLMGGIKGQYDCIKQFSEVDYTEDLKKIDVPALVIHGDDDQIVPIGTSALLSSKIVRNATLKIYAGAPHGLATTHQDRLNADLLAFIKS; from the coding sequence ATGAGTTTCATCAAGACCCAAGACGGCACCAACATCTTCTACAAGGACTGGGGCAGCGGCCAGCCGGTGATCTTCAGCCACGGCTGGCCGCTGTCTGCCGACGCCTGGGACGCCCAGATGCTGTTCCTCGGCGAGCACGGCTACCGCGTGATCGCCCATGACCGGCGCAGCCACGGCCGTTCCGATCAGACCTGGATCGGCAACGACATGGACACCTACGCCGACGATCTCGCCGCGCTGATGACGGCGCTCGATCTCAAGGACGCGGTGATGATCGGCCACTCCACCGGCGGCGGCGAAGTGGCGCACACCCTCGGCCGTCATGGCACAGGCCGAGTCGCCAAGGCGGTGCTGATCGGCGCGGTGCCGCCGCTGATGCTGAAGACCGCCAACAATCCCGATGGCGTGCCGATGCAAGTGTTCGACGACATCCGCAAGGGCGTGTTCGACAACCGCGCGCAGTTCTACAAGGATCTGTCGATGCCGTTCTACGGCTACAACCGGGCCGGTGCCACGGCTTCGGAAGCGATCCGTGAATCGTTCACCCAGCAGGGCCTGATGGGCGGCATCAAGGGCCAGTACGACTGCATCAAGCAGTTCTCGGAAGTGGACTACACCGAAGACCTGAAGAAGATCGACGTGCCGGCCCTGGTCATCCACGGCGATGACGATCAGATCGTGCCGATCGGCACCTCGGCGCTGCTGTCCTCGAAGATCGTCCGGAACGCGACGCTGAAGATCTACGCCGGCGCACCGCACGGTCTGGCGACCACCCACCAGGATCGGCTCAATGCCGATCTGCTGGCGTTCATCAAGAGCTGA
- a CDS encoding amidohydrolase, whose translation MSTAPTLIVRNAKITTLDRQNPQATALAITDGRFVAVGAEDEVMKLAGRNTQIIDAAKRRLIPGLIDSHIHVIRGGLNYNLELRWDGVPSLADAMRRLRDQVARTPAPQWIRVVGGFTEWQFAEQRLPTIDELNAAAPDTPVFILHLYDRALLNAAALRAVGYTRDTPNPPGGWIVKDSRGEPTGLLLAEPNALLLYSALAKGPKLPIEYQRNSTRHFMREMNRLGVTSVVDAGGGFQNYPDDYQVIEDLHASGELTLRIAYNLFTQKPKEEVSDFTNWAKLVKPGQGDAMYRHNGAGEMLVFSAADFEDFRQPRPELPAGMENELEAVVRVLVSNRWPFRLHATYDESIGRALDVFEKVNLEIPFDGLHWFFDHAETVSDRNIERIARLGGGIAIQHRMSYQGEYFIERYGAKAVERTPPYKRMLEMGVHVGAGTDATRVASYDPWNALWWLSTGKTVGGTRMYPPANLVDRETALTMYTKANAWFSNEEGAKGQIKIGQLADFALLSADYFSVPEDQIRNLVSVLTVVGGKPVYGDDEFKPLAPALPPAMPDWSPVNFGSQYYKPDREAAHAMAQASCACASNCNVHGHAHGRAVTSATDDQNGFWGALGCSCWAF comes from the coding sequence ATGAGCACCGCACCTACGCTCATTGTCCGCAACGCAAAGATCACCACGCTCGATCGCCAGAATCCACAGGCGACAGCCTTGGCGATCACCGATGGCCGCTTCGTCGCCGTCGGTGCTGAAGACGAGGTGATGAAGCTCGCCGGACGCAATACCCAGATCATCGACGCCGCGAAGCGCCGCCTGATTCCCGGCCTGATCGACTCGCACATCCACGTCATTCGCGGTGGCCTCAACTACAACCTCGAACTGCGCTGGGATGGCGTGCCTTCGCTCGCCGATGCGATGCGCAGGCTCCGCGACCAGGTGGCCCGCACGCCGGCGCCGCAGTGGATCCGCGTGGTCGGCGGCTTCACCGAATGGCAGTTCGCCGAGCAGCGTCTGCCAACCATCGACGAGCTGAATGCCGCGGCACCGGACACACCCGTGTTCATCCTCCATCTCTACGATCGCGCACTGCTCAACGCTGCCGCGCTGCGCGCCGTCGGCTACACACGGGATACGCCGAATCCGCCCGGCGGCTGGATCGTCAAGGACAGCCGTGGCGAGCCCACCGGCCTGCTGCTCGCCGAGCCGAACGCGCTGCTGCTCTATTCCGCACTGGCGAAAGGCCCGAAGCTGCCGATCGAGTACCAGCGCAATTCCACGCGCCATTTCATGCGCGAGATGAATCGCCTCGGCGTCACCAGCGTCGTCGATGCCGGCGGTGGTTTCCAGAATTACCCGGACGACTACCAGGTCATCGAAGACCTGCACGCCTCCGGCGAACTGACCCTGCGTATCGCCTACAACCTGTTCACCCAGAAGCCGAAGGAAGAGGTTTCCGACTTCACGAATTGGGCGAAGCTGGTCAAGCCGGGCCAGGGCGATGCGATGTACCGCCACAACGGTGCCGGCGAGATGCTGGTGTTCTCGGCGGCCGATTTCGAGGACTTCCGCCAGCCGCGCCCGGAACTGCCGGCCGGCATGGAGAACGAGCTTGAAGCGGTGGTCCGCGTACTGGTCAGCAACCGCTGGCCATTCCGCCTGCATGCCACCTACGACGAATCGATCGGCCGCGCGCTGGACGTGTTCGAGAAGGTCAACCTCGAGATTCCCTTCGACGGCCTGCACTGGTTCTTCGATCACGCCGAAACGGTCAGCGATCGCAACATCGAACGCATCGCCAGGCTTGGCGGCGGCATCGCCATCCAGCATCGGATGTCCTACCAGGGCGAATACTTCATCGAGCGCTATGGCGCGAAAGCGGTCGAACGCACGCCGCCGTACAAGCGGATGCTGGAGATGGGCGTCCACGTCGGCGCCGGCACCGATGCAACACGCGTGGCCAGCTACGATCCCTGGAATGCGCTGTGGTGGCTGTCGACCGGCAAGACCGTGGGCGGCACCCGCATGTATCCGCCGGCCAACCTCGTCGACCGCGAAACCGCGCTGACCATGTACACGAAAGCCAACGCCTGGTTCTCCAACGAGGAAGGTGCGAAGGGCCAGATCAAGATCGGCCAGCTCGCCGATTTCGCCTTGCTCTCAGCCGACTACTTCAGCGTGCCGGAAGACCAGATCCGCAATCTGGTCTCGGTGCTGACCGTGGTCGGCGGCAAGCCGGTCTATGGCGATGACGAGTTCAAGCCACTGGCGCCAGCGCTGCCGCCGGCAATGCCGGACTGGTCGCCGGTCAACTTCGGCAGCCAGTACTACAAGCCGGACCGGGAAGCGGCGCACGCGATGGCGCAAGCCAGCTGCGCTTGTGCCTCGAACTGCAATGTCCACGGCCATGCCCATGGCCGTGCCGTCACCTCCGCGACCGACGACCAGAATGGTTTCTGGGGTGCGCTCGGTTGCTCCTGCTGGGCGTTCTGA
- a CDS encoding SDR family NAD(P)-dependent oxidoreductase — translation MSKPVALITGVGPGTGAALSRRFSEGGYRVAMLARDEARLKLLESEIEDSKAFVCDVTDVAQIDATLAAVRQSFGDPSVFIHNAVGGTFGNFLDIDPAELERNFQINTMALLHLARRLAPPMIAAGQGVILATGNTSAFRGKANFAGFAPSKAAQRVLAEAIAREVGPKGVHVAYLTIDAVIDLAWTRKAFPGRPDDFFIKPAAIAEEAWHLAHQDRSAWTFNAEIRPFCETW, via the coding sequence ATGAGCAAACCAGTTGCCCTGATCACCGGCGTGGGCCCCGGCACCGGCGCGGCCTTGAGCCGCCGCTTCTCGGAAGGCGGTTATCGCGTTGCCATGCTGGCGCGCGATGAAGCGCGATTGAAGCTGCTGGAAAGCGAGATCGAGGACAGCAAGGCCTTCGTCTGCGATGTTACCGACGTTGCCCAGATCGACGCGACGCTGGCGGCAGTCCGGCAGAGCTTCGGCGATCCCTCGGTGTTTATCCACAACGCCGTCGGTGGCACCTTCGGCAACTTCCTGGACATCGATCCGGCCGAGCTGGAGCGCAACTTCCAGATCAACACGATGGCGCTGCTGCACCTCGCCCGGCGGCTGGCCCCACCGATGATCGCGGCCGGGCAGGGTGTGATCCTCGCCACCGGCAACACCTCCGCGTTTCGCGGCAAGGCCAACTTCGCCGGCTTCGCGCCGAGCAAGGCCGCACAACGCGTGCTTGCCGAAGCCATCGCCCGCGAAGTCGGGCCGAAGGGCGTGCATGTCGCCTATCTGACCATCGATGCAGTCATCGACCTTGCCTGGACGCGCAAGGCCTTCCCGGGTCGTCCGGATGACTTCTTCATCAAGCCCGCGGCGATTGCCGAAGAAGCCTGGCATCTGGCCCATCAGGACCGTTCGGCCTGGACCTTCAATGCCGAGATCCGGCCGTTCTGCGAAACCTGGTGA
- a CDS encoding alginate export family protein, with protein MHACPLSLIALALPAFGLAAAEPAKVDPATSVLSEYTNAAAPDPHPPPYTLLRFNERYDSLADPLNHIDFFDPAKYIALDASDPHSYLSFGGELRERYEHFDNAGFGTGNEPDDLSYLLQRVALHADLHVNERLRFFVQGLSALQFGDRDSASPINQNPLDLQQAFVDYTFGDPSPDGPKVIARAGRFSMNYGSARLIATRAAPNVPYKFDGVQIIAAQGAARLYAFLVRPGQESRHQFDGENDGQSLWGVYASTPTHLKLPATLDLYYLGAHYDSRRYIRGSATEDRHSIGTRLSGSAGGWSYDWEPIVQFGTFGDRDIRAWTIATDTGYSFRSLPWKPRFGLKADYASGDSKGPDGHYGGFNPLYFKSGYFNDASIIRPTNIADLHPSLQLVPTRSLTATLAVDLLWRASLNDGVYGPAGNIELRPVPGASRYIGNTAEAALTWKAGRHWVWTASYVHLFASDYVRAASGSDVDFLGSWATFTW; from the coding sequence ATGCACGCCTGCCCACTGAGCCTCATCGCCCTCGCCCTGCCGGCCTTCGGGCTGGCAGCGGCAGAGCCGGCGAAAGTCGATCCCGCGACTTCGGTGCTCTCGGAATACACCAACGCCGCAGCACCCGATCCGCATCCACCGCCTTACACCTTGCTGCGCTTCAACGAGCGTTACGACAGCCTCGCTGATCCGCTCAATCACATTGATTTCTTCGACCCGGCGAAGTACATCGCACTCGATGCCAGCGATCCGCACAGTTACTTGAGCTTCGGCGGCGAACTGCGCGAACGCTACGAGCACTTCGACAACGCCGGCTTCGGCACCGGCAACGAGCCGGACGATCTGTCCTATCTGCTGCAGCGAGTCGCCCTGCATGCCGATCTGCACGTCAACGAGCGGCTGCGCTTCTTCGTCCAGGGCCTGTCGGCACTGCAATTCGGCGATCGCGACAGTGCCTCGCCGATCAACCAGAACCCGCTCGATCTGCAGCAGGCCTTCGTCGACTACACGTTCGGCGATCCGTCCCCGGACGGACCGAAAGTGATCGCCCGTGCCGGCCGCTTCAGCATGAACTACGGCTCCGCGCGGCTGATCGCCACTCGTGCGGCGCCGAACGTGCCGTACAAGTTCGATGGCGTGCAAATCATCGCCGCACAAGGCGCGGCGCGGCTCTATGCCTTCCTGGTCCGGCCCGGACAGGAATCCCGGCATCAGTTCGATGGCGAGAACGATGGCCAGAGCCTGTGGGGCGTCTATGCGTCGACACCGACCCATCTGAAGCTGCCGGCGACCCTCGACCTGTACTACCTCGGTGCCCATTACGACAGCCGGCGCTACATCCGCGGCAGCGCGACCGAGGATCGTCACAGCATCGGCACGCGGCTATCCGGAAGCGCCGGCGGCTGGAGTTACGACTGGGAACCGATCGTGCAGTTCGGAACCTTCGGCGATCGCGATATCCGGGCCTGGACGATCGCCACCGATACCGGCTACAGCTTCCGCTCGCTGCCCTGGAAGCCACGCTTCGGGCTCAAGGCCGATTACGCCAGCGGAGACTCGAAGGGGCCTGATGGCCATTACGGCGGCTTCAATCCGCTGTACTTCAAGTCCGGCTATTTCAACGACGCCAGCATCATCCGGCCGACCAACATCGCCGATCTGCATCCCTCGCTGCAGCTGGTGCCGACGCGCTCGCTGACCGCGACCCTCGCCGTCGATCTGCTCTGGCGCGCCAGTCTCAACGATGGCGTCTATGGCCCGGCCGGCAACATCGAACTGCGGCCGGTTCCCGGTGCATCGCGCTACATCGGCAACACCGCCGAAGCCGCGCTGACCTGGAAAGCCGGCCGGCACTGGGTGTGGACGGCGTCGTACGTGCATCTGTTCGCCAGCGATTACGTCCGCGCAGCCAGTGGCAGCGATGTCGATTTTCTCGGCAGCTGGGCGACCTTCACCTGGTAG